A single region of the Mycobacteriales bacterium genome encodes:
- a CDS encoding response regulator transcription factor has product MTEDDAAVAPASAGTGEPIRVLVVDDHALFRRGLQMVLEQEEDIEVVGEAGDGAEAVERAADSMPDIVLMDVRMPKRGGIDACTAIKDAVPSAKIIMLTISDEEADLYDAIKAGASGYLLKEISIEEVAAAIRAVNEGQSLISPSMASKLLTEFASMIKRTDDRQQVPTPRLTDREMEVLKLVAKGLNNRDIAKQLFISENTVKNHIRNILEKLQLHSRMEAVVYAVREKLLEIT; this is encoded by the coding sequence GACCGGCGAACCGATCCGGGTGCTCGTCGTCGACGACCACGCGCTGTTCCGCCGCGGCCTGCAGATGGTCCTCGAGCAGGAGGAGGACATCGAGGTCGTCGGCGAGGCCGGCGACGGTGCCGAGGCGGTCGAACGTGCCGCCGACTCGATGCCGGACATCGTCCTGATGGACGTCCGGATGCCCAAGCGTGGTGGCATCGACGCCTGCACGGCGATCAAGGACGCGGTGCCGAGCGCCAAGATCATCATGCTGACGATCAGCGACGAGGAGGCCGACCTCTACGACGCGATTAAGGCGGGCGCCTCCGGCTACCTGCTCAAGGAGATCTCCATCGAGGAGGTCGCCGCGGCGATCCGTGCCGTCAACGAGGGCCAGTCGCTGATCTCGCCGTCGATGGCGTCGAAGCTGCTCACCGAGTTCGCGTCGATGATCAAGCGCACGGACGACCGCCAGCAGGTCCCGACGCCGCGCCTCACCGACCGCGAGATGGAGGTCCTCAAGCTCGTCGCGAAGGGCCTCAACAACCGCGACATCGCCAAGCAGCTCTTCATCTCCGAGAACACCGTGAAGAACCACATCCGCAACATCCTGGAGAAGCTCCAGCTCCACTCGCGGATGGAGGCCGTGGTCTACGCCGTCCGCGAGAAGCTGCTCGAGATCACCTGA
- a CDS encoding crosslink repair DNA glycosylase YcaQ family protein — translation MDELTAVEARRLAVRAQGLAAGTAASGARGRAGGVAAAGRVGAVLRHVGAVQLDTISVLARSHELVAYARLGAVPRAAVEAAYWSEPATAFEYWSHAACILPIEEWPAYGVVRREQAARQHPRRRTGEASRAAVLAALRERGPLTATELGGAKRGGVWWDWSDTKIAAEDLFRWGEVVVTRRTGWRRVYDLPERAIPAPLLGTELSDDECRRRLLAHAGAALGVATAADLARYFSAPFGVASAGALAADAGLVPVRVAGWRDQAWAAPDALAALSAGAVPTRSRTTLLSPFDSLVWYRERMERLFGMRHRLEAYTPKEKREYGYFAMPVLTGGRLVGRVDPARAGRTLVARQVTFELAALGGRAATGALAGTAAALREAATWVGCDAVAVERVSPPELAAPLRAAVA, via the coding sequence GTGGACGAACTCACGGCGGTGGAGGCGCGGCGGCTCGCCGTCCGGGCGCAGGGGCTGGCGGCGGGGACGGCGGCGTCCGGGGCGCGCGGCCGGGCCGGCGGCGTTGCGGCCGCCGGGCGGGTCGGCGCCGTGCTGCGGCACGTCGGCGCGGTGCAGCTCGACACCATCTCGGTGCTGGCCCGCTCGCACGAGCTGGTGGCGTACGCCCGCCTCGGCGCCGTCCCGCGGGCCGCCGTCGAGGCGGCGTACTGGTCGGAGCCGGCGACGGCGTTCGAGTACTGGTCGCACGCCGCGTGCATCCTGCCGATCGAGGAGTGGCCCGCGTACGGCGTCGTCCGCCGCGAGCAGGCGGCCCGGCAGCACCCGCGGCGGCGGACCGGCGAGGCGTCGCGCGCGGCCGTGCTGGCGGCGTTGCGGGAGCGCGGGCCGCTCACCGCGACCGAGCTCGGCGGCGCCAAGCGCGGCGGCGTCTGGTGGGACTGGTCCGACACGAAGATCGCCGCCGAGGACCTGTTCCGCTGGGGGGAGGTCGTCGTCACGCGGCGCACCGGGTGGCGGCGCGTCTACGACCTGCCGGAGCGCGCCATCCCCGCGCCGCTGCTCGGCACCGAGCTGAGCGACGACGAGTGCCGGCGGCGGCTGCTCGCGCACGCCGGCGCGGCGCTGGGGGTCGCGACCGCGGCGGACCTGGCGCGGTACTTCTCGGCGCCGTTCGGCGTGGCCTCGGCCGGGGCGCTCGCGGCCGACGCCGGGCTGGTGCCGGTACGCGTCGCGGGCTGGCGGGACCAGGCGTGGGCCGCGCCGGACGCGCTCGCGGCGCTGTCCGCCGGCGCGGTGCCGACGCGGTCGCGGACGACGTTGCTGTCGCCGTTCGACTCGCTGGTCTGGTACCGCGAGCGGATGGAACGCCTCTTCGGCATGCGGCACCGGCTCGAGGCGTACACGCCGAAGGAGAAGCGCGAGTACGGCTACTTCGCGATGCCGGTGCTCACCGGCGGGCGGCTGGTCGGCCGCGTCGACCCGGCGCGCGCCGGGCGGACGCTGGTCGCACGGCAGGTGACGTTCGAGCTGGCGGCCCTCGGCGGGCGGGCCGCGACCGGCGCGCTCGCCGGGACGGCGGCGGCGTTGCGGGAGGCGGCGACGTGGGTCGGCTGCGACGCCGTGGCGGTCGAGCGGGTGTCGCCGCCGGAGCTGGCGGCGCCGTTGCGGGCGGCGGTGGCGTGA
- a CDS encoding SEC-C metal-binding domain-containing protein produces MVNAGEGNITGQATGSEPARNAPCPCGSGRKYKKCHGAPGGVPL; encoded by the coding sequence ATGGTCAACGCCGGCGAGGGGAACATCACCGGCCAGGCCACCGGCAGCGAGCCGGCCCGCAACGCGCCCTGCCCGTGCGGGTCCGGCCGCAAGTACAAGAAGTGCCACGGCGCGCCGGGCGGCGTGCCGCTGTAG
- a CDS encoding Rv3235 family protein, with protein MTAAPVEPYAPPRLRVTARRIPDCEPEYDDGPRHPVIRGSLALAPYAPRGAAPALRLVPEPDVEDDGAFDPVRTPREDLEDPRPRAAILVRAVLETLAGTRPVGQLMRWTSADVFAELEPLVAAHRSTPWVVTLRRVLVSEPVPGVAEVSAVVQRGARAGALALRLEGVDGRWLVTALQLG; from the coding sequence GTGACCGCGGCGCCGGTCGAGCCGTACGCGCCGCCGCGGCTGCGCGTGACGGCCCGGCGCATCCCCGACTGCGAGCCGGAGTACGACGACGGCCCGCGGCACCCGGTCATCCGCGGCTCGCTGGCGTTGGCGCCGTACGCGCCGCGCGGGGCGGCGCCGGCGCTGCGGCTGGTGCCGGAGCCGGACGTCGAGGACGACGGCGCGTTCGACCCGGTGCGGACGCCGCGCGAGGACCTGGAGGACCCGCGGCCGCGGGCGGCGATCCTGGTGCGCGCGGTGCTGGAGACGCTCGCCGGCACGCGGCCGGTGGGCCAGCTCATGCGGTGGACGTCGGCGGACGTGTTCGCGGAGCTGGAGCCACTCGTCGCGGCGCACCGGTCGACGCCGTGGGTCGTGACGCTGCGCCGCGTGCTCGTGAGCGAGCCGGTGCCCGGCGTCGCGGAGGTGAGCGCCGTCGTGCAGCGCGGGGCGCGCGCCGGCGCGCTGGCGCTGCGGCTGGAGGGCGTCGACGGGCGGTGGCTCGTCACCGCCCTCCAGCTCGGCTGA
- a CDS encoding LysM peptidoglycan-binding domain-containing protein translates to MRPTGAAWSTDAALSAGSPPCAAGAALSAGSPPSPSATGPSRAARPAGSSRRAASGVRLVLALLALAGAAALLAYAGPSDWPRGLTDLPRWLAAPPAEARVLAFATVAAYGCLAWLAFALLAVAAGAGHRVPGSFRRLAERVLGVALVTAATGVLAAGPAAADPGRGAGPFDRPAVTLVTPSRHPAAPRATPYPAPSHPAARTGVPVAPPLDRPAAPPAAPLVATTDPFVPVPGPAPRPVPDGAVVVHRGDTLWDIAARHLGPGATPAAIAAEWPRWYAANRAVIGPDPDRILPGQRLAAPGSAR, encoded by the coding sequence GTGCGGCCGACCGGGGCGGCGTGGTCCACGGACGCGGCGCTGTCCGCGGGGTCGCCGCCGTGCGCGGCGGGGGCGGCGCTGTCCGCGGGGTCGCCGCCGTCCCCGAGCGCGACGGGGCCGTCGCGGGCCGCGCGGCCGGCGGGGTCGTCGCGGCGTGCGGCGAGCGGCGTTCGCCTCGTCCTCGCGCTGCTCGCGCTGGCCGGCGCCGCCGCGCTGCTGGCGTACGCCGGCCCCTCCGACTGGCCACGCGGCCTCACCGACCTCCCGCGCTGGCTCGCGGCGCCGCCCGCGGAGGCGCGGGTGCTCGCGTTCGCGACGGTGGCGGCGTACGGCTGCCTGGCCTGGCTGGCGTTCGCGCTGCTGGCGGTCGCGGCGGGCGCGGGGCACCGGGTGCCGGGCTCGTTCCGCCGCCTCGCCGAACGCGTCCTCGGCGTCGCCCTCGTCACCGCCGCCACCGGCGTGCTGGCGGCCGGCCCGGCCGCGGCCGACCCGGGGCGGGGAGCGGGGCCGTTCGACCGGCCGGCGGTGACGCTGGTGACGCCGTCGCGGCACCCGGCGGCGCCGCGCGCCACGCCGTACCCGGCGCCGTCGCACCCGGCCGCGCGGACCGGCGTCCCGGTCGCGCCGCCGCTGGACCGCCCGGCCGCGCCCCCGGCGGCGCCGCTGGTCGCGACGACCGACCCGTTCGTGCCGGTGCCGGGGCCGGCGCCGCGACCGGTGCCGGACGGCGCGGTCGTGGTGCACCGCGGCGACACGCTCTGGGACATCGCGGCGCGCCACCTCGGCCCGGGCGCAACGCCCGCCGCGATCGCGGCCGAGTGGCCACGCTGGTACGCCGCCAACCGCGCCGTCATCGGCCCCGACCCGGACCGCATCCTCCCCGGCCAGCGCCTCGCCGCCCCCGGGAGCGCGCGGTGA
- a CDS encoding helix-turn-helix domain-containing protein, whose translation MAKRFLQLADVAEVLNISAAQTYALVRSGELPAIKIGGRGQWRVEESELESYIQRMYAETKQFVATHPLGARGVPDDATFD comes from the coding sequence ATGGCGAAGCGTTTCCTGCAACTGGCCGACGTGGCCGAGGTGCTCAACATCTCCGCGGCGCAGACGTACGCGCTCGTCCGCTCCGGCGAGCTGCCCGCCATCAAGATCGGCGGCCGCGGCCAGTGGCGCGTCGAGGAGAGCGAGCTGGAGAGCTACATCCAGCGGATGTACGCCGAGACCAAGCAGTTCGTCGCCACGCACCCGCTCGGCGCGCGCGGCGTGCCGGACGACGCGACGTTCGACTAG
- a CDS encoding RcpC/CpaB family pilus assembly protein: MADPTSPPATRLRQPKWTDARLVAGVLLVLLAVVLGAAVISAADKSVQVWAVRRPLAAGTSLAKADLVARRVRLFGADRERYVDVRRGDPAGRVLTRDVGEGELLPKAALGDPAAAPATRIVGLPMSRAHALAGDVRKGQRVDVVATRKTSAGGFTTYAVVRRVLVVEVSKPSGGFGAGRNDLVVMIQVEPDQALRVLAAVQSGELDLALVLPGSDGPGDVGDDPVVTGATPRPTP, from the coding sequence GTGGCCGACCCGACCTCGCCGCCGGCGACCCGCCTGCGGCAGCCGAAGTGGACCGACGCGCGGCTCGTCGCGGGTGTCCTCCTCGTGCTGCTGGCGGTCGTGCTCGGCGCCGCGGTGATCAGCGCGGCGGACAAGAGCGTCCAGGTCTGGGCGGTACGCCGCCCGCTCGCCGCCGGCACCTCGCTCGCGAAGGCGGACCTGGTGGCGCGCCGGGTGCGGCTGTTCGGCGCGGACCGCGAACGCTACGTCGACGTCCGCCGCGGCGACCCGGCGGGACGGGTGCTGACCCGCGACGTGGGGGAGGGCGAGCTGCTGCCGAAGGCGGCGCTCGGCGACCCGGCCGCCGCGCCCGCGACCCGCATCGTCGGCCTGCCGATGAGCCGCGCGCACGCGCTCGCGGGCGACGTGCGCAAGGGGCAGCGGGTCGACGTCGTCGCGACGCGCAAGACGTCGGCGGGCGGGTTCACGACCTACGCCGTGGTCCGCCGGGTGCTCGTCGTGGAGGTCTCGAAGCCGTCCGGCGGCTTCGGCGCCGGCCGCAACGACCTCGTGGTGATGATCCAGGTCGAGCCGGACCAGGCGCTGCGGGTGCTGGCGGCGGTGCAGAGCGGCGAGCTGGACCTCGCGCTCGTGCTGCCGGGCAGCGACGGCCCCGGCGATGTCGGCGACGACCCGGTCGTCACCGGCGCGACGCCGCGCCCGACGCCGTGA
- a CDS encoding acyl-CoA dehydrogenase family protein, producing the protein MDFAHSPTALEWQDRVRSFVEERVLPAEPVYAAQRAALTAEGRPHDLPPVVEELKAEARSRGLWNLFLPDVSGLSNVDYAPLAELMGRSVLLAPEAMNCSAPDTGNMEVLHLFGTTEQKERWLAPLLDGAIRSCFAMTEPDVASSDATNISTAIRRDGDEYVIDGRKWWITGAADPRCRVAIVMGKTDPGADVYHQQSMVLVPLDTPGVEIVRALPVFGYLDQEGHCEIRFDGVRVPVSNLVGEEGGGFAIAQARLGPGRIHHCMRAIGMAERAIELMCQRAVSRVAFGRPLAMQGVIREWIAEARMEVEQARLLVLKTAWLIDTVGSRGAVTEIAAIKVVVPRMVCRILDRAIQVHGGGGVSDDFPLAQMYAGARTLRIADGPDEVHVRTVGRRELRKYVPAGQADQR; encoded by the coding sequence ATGGACTTCGCGCACAGCCCGACGGCGCTCGAGTGGCAGGACCGGGTGCGGTCGTTCGTGGAGGAGCGGGTGCTGCCCGCCGAGCCGGTGTACGCCGCGCAGCGTGCCGCGCTCACGGCCGAGGGCCGCCCGCACGACCTGCCGCCGGTGGTCGAGGAGCTGAAGGCCGAGGCCCGCTCGCGCGGCCTGTGGAACCTGTTCCTGCCCGACGTCTCCGGGCTCTCCAACGTCGACTACGCGCCGTTGGCGGAGCTGATGGGGCGGTCGGTGCTGCTGGCGCCGGAGGCGATGAACTGCTCCGCGCCGGACACCGGCAACATGGAGGTGCTGCACCTGTTCGGCACGACCGAGCAGAAGGAGCGGTGGCTGGCGCCGTTGCTCGACGGCGCGATCCGCTCGTGCTTCGCGATGACCGAGCCCGACGTCGCGTCGTCGGACGCCACGAACATCTCGACGGCGATCCGCCGCGACGGCGACGAGTACGTGATCGACGGCCGCAAGTGGTGGATCACCGGCGCCGCCGACCCGCGGTGCCGGGTCGCGATCGTCATGGGCAAGACCGACCCGGGCGCGGACGTCTACCACCAGCAGTCGATGGTGCTGGTGCCGCTGGACACCCCGGGCGTGGAGATCGTGCGGGCGCTGCCGGTGTTCGGCTACCTGGACCAGGAGGGGCACTGCGAGATCCGGTTCGACGGCGTGCGGGTGCCGGTGTCGAACCTCGTCGGCGAGGAGGGCGGCGGCTTCGCGATCGCGCAGGCGCGGCTCGGCCCCGGCCGCATCCACCACTGCATGCGCGCGATCGGCATGGCCGAGCGCGCGATCGAGCTGATGTGTCAACGCGCGGTGTCGCGCGTGGCGTTCGGCCGGCCGCTGGCGATGCAGGGCGTGATCCGCGAGTGGATCGCGGAGGCGCGGATGGAGGTCGAGCAGGCGCGGCTGCTGGTGCTCAAGACCGCGTGGCTCATCGACACCGTCGGCTCGCGCGGCGCCGTCACGGAGATCGCCGCGATCAAGGTGGTCGTGCCGCGGATGGTCTGCCGCATCCTCGACCGCGCGATCCAGGTGCACGGCGGCGGCGGCGTCTCCGACGACTTCCCGCTCGCGCAGATGTACGCGGGGGCGCGGACGTTGCGCATCGCCGACGGGCCGGACGAGGTGCACGTGCGGACGGTCGGCCGGCGGGAGCTGCGGAAGTACGTCCCCGCCGGTCAGGCCGACCAGAGGTAG
- a CDS encoding phosphotransferase family protein, whose product MLVDPEALTAYAGPRLPGDGPLTVERLAAGHSNLTFVVARGGHEWILRRPPQGPLLPTAHDVIREYRVMDLLGRSGCGVRVPTVTLACADPAVIGAPFYLMERVPGEVIRTSLPEWATEEARRAIGFELVDALAELHSAPVEPFVEAGIGKPAGYLERQLRRWRGQREGAKTRELPDYDVLSDWLERHLPKQAGTSLVHGDYKLDNVAVSPDGPRLTAILDWEMATVGDPLADLGYLMSFWIEPGERDEFSEVAGNVTVEPGFPTRAELVARYAERSGRDVADLTAYVVLAIWKLAILLEASYSRHLAGTTDDPFFALLDRGVPALLARAREVAGA is encoded by the coding sequence GTGCTCGTCGACCCCGAAGCCCTCACCGCGTACGCCGGGCCGCGCCTGCCCGGCGACGGCCCGCTGACCGTCGAACGCCTCGCCGCCGGCCACTCCAACCTCACGTTCGTCGTCGCCCGCGGCGGGCACGAGTGGATCCTGCGGCGGCCGCCGCAGGGGCCGCTGCTGCCGACCGCGCACGACGTGATCCGCGAGTACCGCGTCATGGACCTGCTGGGGCGCAGCGGTTGCGGCGTCCGCGTGCCGACCGTGACGCTCGCCTGCGCGGACCCCGCCGTGATCGGCGCGCCGTTCTACCTGATGGAACGCGTGCCCGGCGAGGTGATCCGCACGTCGCTGCCGGAGTGGGCGACGGAGGAGGCGCGGCGCGCGATCGGCTTCGAGCTGGTCGACGCACTGGCCGAGCTGCACAGCGCGCCGGTGGAGCCGTTCGTCGAGGCCGGCATCGGCAAGCCGGCCGGCTACCTGGAACGCCAGCTCCGCCGCTGGCGCGGCCAGCGGGAGGGCGCGAAGACCCGCGAGCTGCCCGACTACGACGTGCTCTCGGACTGGCTCGAACGCCACCTGCCGAAGCAGGCCGGCACGTCGCTCGTCCACGGCGACTACAAGCTCGACAACGTCGCCGTCTCGCCCGACGGCCCGCGCCTCACCGCGATCCTCGACTGGGAGATGGCGACGGTCGGCGACCCGCTCGCGGACCTCGGCTACCTCATGTCGTTCTGGATCGAGCCGGGGGAGCGCGACGAGTTCAGCGAGGTCGCCGGGAACGTCACCGTCGAGCCCGGCTTCCCCACCCGCGCCGAGCTGGTGGCCCGCTACGCCGAGCGGTCCGGCCGTGACGTCGCCGACCTCACGGCGTACGTCGTGCTCGCGATCTGGAAGCTCGCGATCCTGCTCGAGGCGTCGTACTCGCGGCACCTCGCCGGCACCACCGACGACCCGTTCTTCGCGCTGCTCGACCGGGGCGTCCCGGCGCTGCTCGCCCGCGCCCGGGAGGTGGCCGGTGCCTGA
- a CDS encoding HAD family phosphatase, which translates to MPDVEALVVDFGGVLTTSMAESFTEFVRSEDVDGEHLHRVLFADYGEGTLVHGVETGRVTMEEFERELATKLRTTSGDPVAAEGLVARMFAGARANGPMLDAVRRARAAGFRTGLLSNSWGNRDSYAFEHFDTLFDAVVISGEVGMRKPDPEIYALAAREVGVPPGRCVFVDDIGANVRGAVAAGMIGVHHRQTDTTLEELEALLGIALRGERGPGPERGSRD; encoded by the coding sequence GTGCCTGACGTCGAGGCGTTGGTCGTGGACTTCGGCGGTGTGCTGACGACGTCGATGGCGGAGTCGTTCACCGAGTTCGTCCGCAGCGAGGACGTCGACGGCGAGCACCTGCACCGGGTGCTGTTCGCCGACTACGGCGAGGGGACGCTCGTCCACGGCGTCGAGACCGGCCGCGTGACGATGGAGGAGTTCGAACGCGAGCTCGCCACCAAGCTGCGCACCACCTCGGGCGACCCGGTGGCGGCCGAGGGGCTGGTGGCGCGGATGTTCGCGGGCGCCCGCGCCAACGGCCCGATGCTCGACGCCGTCCGCCGCGCCCGCGCGGCCGGCTTCCGGACCGGCCTGCTGTCGAACTCGTGGGGCAACCGCGACTCCTACGCGTTCGAGCACTTCGACACGTTGTTCGACGCGGTCGTGATCTCCGGCGAGGTCGGCATGCGCAAGCCCGATCCGGAGATCTACGCCCTCGCCGCCCGCGAGGTGGGCGTGCCGCCCGGCCGTTGCGTCTTCGTCGACGACATCGGCGCCAACGTCCGCGGCGCCGTCGCGGCGGGCATGATCGGCGTCCACCACCGCCAGACGGACACGACGCTGGAGGAGCTGGAAGCGCTGCTCGGCATCGCGCTACGGGGAGAGAGGGGGCCGGGTCCGGAGAGGGGGTCCCGCGACTAA
- a CDS encoding wax ester/triacylglycerol synthase family O-acyltransferase, with translation MPDRLSPLDVSFLYLEGETTPMHVGGVCVLDPPPEGFDYDRLVRIISDRIALVPRYRQKIRWVPGHVGNPVWVDDPDFDVTYHVRRSALPKPGTEEQLKELTARVQSRRLDRSRPLWEIYLVEGLADGRIAIITKTHHAMVDGISAVDIGAVILDLTREPRETPPAEWDPEPEPSGLSLLADAVGNAVRKPGELVNAARNGVADARRVASRAAGLAAGLASAVRSTARSAPDSPLNAEIGAQRRFAMARTELDDYKRVRKEHGGTVNDVVLATVTGALRTWLLTRGESVNDRTVRAMVPVSVRTDDEQGALGNRVSAYFVDLPVGEPSPVLRLHQVSYAMSGHKESGQSIGAEALVGFAGFVAPTLHALGARVAAGLSRRLFNVVVTNVPGPQIPLYAAGAEMREVFPVVPLAKGQAVSIGLTSYNGGVYYGLNADRDAMPDVDVLAQCIEEALAELVETVR, from the coding sequence ATGCCCGACCGGCTCTCCCCGCTCGACGTGTCGTTCCTCTACCTCGAGGGCGAGACGACGCCGATGCACGTCGGCGGCGTCTGTGTCCTCGACCCGCCGCCGGAGGGCTTCGACTACGACCGCCTCGTCCGCATCATCAGCGACCGGATCGCGCTCGTGCCGCGGTACCGGCAGAAGATCCGGTGGGTGCCGGGGCACGTCGGCAACCCGGTCTGGGTGGACGACCCCGACTTCGACGTGACCTATCACGTGCGCCGCTCGGCGCTGCCGAAGCCGGGCACCGAGGAGCAGCTCAAGGAACTGACCGCGCGCGTCCAGTCGCGCCGCCTCGACCGCAGCCGCCCGCTGTGGGAGATCTACCTCGTCGAGGGGCTGGCGGACGGCCGCATCGCCATCATCACCAAGACCCACCACGCGATGGTCGACGGCATCAGCGCGGTCGACATCGGCGCGGTGATCCTCGACCTCACGCGCGAGCCGCGGGAGACGCCGCCGGCGGAGTGGGACCCGGAGCCGGAGCCGTCGGGGCTGTCGCTGCTCGCCGACGCGGTGGGCAACGCCGTCCGCAAGCCGGGGGAGCTGGTCAACGCCGCCCGCAACGGCGTCGCGGACGCGCGGCGGGTCGCGTCCCGCGCGGCGGGGCTCGCGGCGGGGCTGGCGAGCGCGGTGCGCAGCACGGCGCGGTCGGCGCCGGACTCGCCGCTGAACGCCGAGATCGGCGCGCAACGCCGCTTCGCCATGGCGCGCACGGAGCTGGACGACTACAAGCGGGTCCGCAAGGAGCACGGCGGCACCGTCAACGACGTGGTGCTCGCGACCGTGACCGGCGCGCTGCGCACGTGGCTGCTGACGCGCGGCGAGAGCGTCAACGACCGGACGGTGCGCGCGATGGTGCCGGTGAGCGTGCGCACCGACGACGAGCAGGGCGCGCTGGGCAACCGGGTGTCGGCGTACTTCGTGGACCTGCCGGTGGGGGAGCCGTCGCCGGTGCTGCGGCTGCACCAGGTGTCGTACGCGATGTCCGGTCACAAGGAGTCCGGCCAGTCGATCGGCGCGGAGGCGCTGGTGGGCTTCGCCGGGTTCGTGGCGCCGACGCTGCACGCGCTCGGCGCGCGCGTGGCGGCCGGCCTCAGCAGACGGCTGTTCAACGTCGTGGTCACCAACGTCCCCGGTCCGCAGATCCCGCTCTACGCGGCGGGCGCGGAGATGCGCGAGGTGTTCCCGGTGGTGCCGCTCGCGAAGGGGCAGGCGGTGTCGATCGGGCTGACGAGCTACAACGGCGGCGTCTACTACGGCCTCAACGCCGACCGCGACGCGATGCCGGACGTGGACGTGCTGGCGCAGTGCATCGAGGAGGCGCTGGCCGAGCTAGTGGAGACGGTCCGTTGA